Within Nematostella vectensis chromosome 1, jaNemVect1.1, whole genome shotgun sequence, the genomic segment GCGATAAAGTTAAGCTTTTCAGCCATCTTTATTAAAGTTGTATGAGTTTGCCTTTGTTGACGTGTCACATAGGCAACGTACCGAGTATGTTAATTTCAGACGCTAGAAATTAGAAAGTTTGTCTCAAATATCTTAATTGCTTCATATATGCCTTTATATTCCAGCCCCAAATATATGATAATATTTGTCTCAAAACTGATAAAGATGGGGTTACAAAATAAGGATATCCGTTGTCGTTGTTTTATATCGTTATCTTTCCTTTCCCTTTTAGCGGCTGTCAGGAAACTCCAACTCCAATATTTCAAACTGACCCTACAGTGTTTACATGAACGGGAATTATCAATTGTCtgaatgtttatatttttgtgcTGTTTTTCTTGAGTCAATAAGTAATGTGTTTAAATCTGACTTTAATCTCTTAGCATACCTAGTAGTCAAACCAACCCTTTCACTAAACTTGATCCGGTTTGCAGTAATCAATTGtgttattataataaaaaaaaaaactgcccaTGATATCTGGTAGCTAATTTAAGATTTTAATCTTCTTAGTTCTTGTTCTACACTAGACTTTGGTAGATTGGTTAGGCTTTAAGATAAAAACACATACCAGCATAGCTTTAGAatacctttcttttttttgcgttttgcGTGAACTGTCAAAACATTTGTTTAATTCTGGATGCGGTTATTTTACTCTTATAAACCACAGGCAGTCCAAGGCTAGTTACTGCCAGAGTAGTtcttaaaagaaaagaatgaGGCAAATCTATCTTTGATGAAAAAAATTTTGATTAATCAGAGCTCGTGTTTgagtattatttttatttcatttattttcggATAGAAtgctttttttgcctttttgacTCACAAAGGCACAAATTCCTATCTAAGATAGCAGTTTAgtaaaaaacacagaaaaggAATAAATATAGATAAGGTATTCCCTTAAGCCTTCCCTGGGTCTCTAACTCCTCCTTTCCCAGGCACTTACTCAGGATAACGGCATATAACACTCTCCCTTGGTAACCCAAGAGGGGGCTTAaaacccctaaaccctccacCAAGATCCGCTACCGAGCCACTTCGAGGCCAGATACAATcctaaaaaataagaaatcgcCAATCAAACAACAGAACAGAGTCTCATCTCACCAATTTGCGAATTTCACTATAATTTTGGAGCCTTTTCACCATCGAATTCACTGACAAATTCCGATGTGCAGCGTGGGTGAGTGTGATTTTCGATTACCTTGCCATCcgtttctttttttgtgaaataagcattttcttttgttcccgttactttccttttcttatctttattattatgtaaCGAGCTGTATTTGCTAAATTTGTTAGTTGTTCTACAAACTTAAGATAAGTATACTTTATATCAAACTCGATGTCATACCAAAAATTGACTGCTATACAGGCATGTGACTGCTGAACATGGTGAAACACAATGAGGGCAGGTAGAGCATCTCCCCTGCTTGTACGCACAGTGCAGCTAAGCGGCCTTGCTTTAGCTCGTGAGATCTGGCTCCAGGGGATCTACTGATACCCAAAAAAGTTGTTCACTCTCCTCATTACGTAATTCAGAATTCTCTACAATATCTGCTATTTCAAATTCATAATCATTGGTACTTTTGTACTTAGATGGTTTGTAGAGAACGAATGGTATAAATGGGAGGTCGGTTGGGGGAATAAGGGTGAATTTCTTGTAACCTGAGATGACGCAATAGAGGTTTTCATATGGGTCTTTGTGCATGGATGGGATTGCACGTACCGTAAGTTGCGTCTGAAGGTAAGCGGAGTTATTCTTAGGCACCACGGAGGGGGAAGGGctgggaggagggggaggccGCACCgcttaaagaaaagaaaaaaaaaaaaagactaaacAAGTCAAATGTCAGCCCCCCACTTTTCAACATGCTCCGCGGTTCCTGTGTACAATTGAAGTAGTGGGTCGTTATCGGAAAACACCGGGGCCATGGGCCGGGGGTTTTAACAGCGTCACAGGCCCCGTTAGCCGGGAAAGTAACGATCATTTAGCATCAGATGAATATTACTTTCCCCGCTATGTGCcgtggtttcaattgactggtGCATAATAATCTCTGAGAACTTATCAGTTTGAATTCTGCTTCTGTATGTACATAAAACACACCGTTCGCCTCCACTCTCTTTTCAAGTATATCTAAGAAATGGCCAAACTTCATCAGTCTTTCCTCGGGCATCACAAATCTATCCCCAACTATCGCATCTGCGTAACCGTTTGGCGTCACGGCAACCGTGGTTGTCTTTTCCCCAATACACTTTTTTAGGTACTGGGAATTCCAAAGCTTGAGAGCCGGCCAGTGGTTTATGGCATTTCTGATTATTACTGGTCGGTTTGGCGCGACCCATTCGCGATAAAACTTGAGGGGTGTAGGCGGAGCGTCGATATGAGGGACTTCAGTTGATAGATAAAACTCTCTGGCTTCTGAAGACAGATTTTCGAAGGCTTTTGTTAAGCTTTGAGATACATCCATCTTAGGATATTTCCATCCATAAGATAATGTTACAAAGAAAAGCAAGCAAAGGCGAATTATTCTCAAGAAAACATTCTACGGGAAGCCGCAATCTTGAAATGGTAACCACCCCTTTGCAGTTTCGTAatttgggttccctgtggtaatCCAGCACAAGCATTTTCATCGAGCAGGAGGATCACTTCATGGTAGAGGGAACAAACTGCTAATTCAACAATGCTTTTGGTCTTATCGCAAGCGCAAAAGGATCATCTTAAGTTCCTTACAGCCTTGGAATCTGAGGTAGTCCTAGAATTTGCAAGAATCTCAGTGGATTTCTTACAAAAAGGACCGCCAAATCCCAAGATCTTTCAAGCAGCAGCCCAAAAACTTGGAGTTGACGTTGAGGTGATAAAAAATGGCATAAACGGACTGATGAATCTATTGAGCGAGTGCGCAAGGCTGATGATAGGAGAGATTGACTTTCAAGACTCTGTCATGACTCTTGGGTTCTCAGAGGAAGTCAACAAATCACTGCTACAGGTCTATTTGCAGAATCGAAAAGAGATTCGAAATGTGCTATCACAGATGGCGGTAGGGCTCCCCAGCTATCATAATTTGGAATGGAGATTTGACGTAGAGCTCGCTAGTAGATCCCTTCATCATCAGACCAACCCCCTAATGCTTTTTAAACTACACACCAAGGAAGGGGCAGAAGAGGCTGAGTACATCTTGCAAACTGACCCTGTTAATTTGGTCCATTTGACCACTTCTCTTGAGAATGCACTACAGGAAATGAAGGGAGCTCATTGTAGAAGGATTGTCAGGAACATTAAATAGATAcgtagagttttttttttattttctgatTTATTGAAACACAGTGACTATATGCCtgacagtcgggaaaggtcctcgaaatatactgtatttttgaGAAAGGGCAATGCAATCTGAGTTGAGGTAGTTGTCAATGTTGAATGTTTTGTGTTGTCTACTGTATGTACACTATAAAATCTTAATTTTAGTGCCATTTTAGTGGGAATTTTCTACAATATGCTGCTAAATGTCAGCAGCTCTCGATTTGCTAAAATATTCTCTTAGGTATTATGCTTCTTCAATGCATCCCACCCCCTTGATGCAGACCTTTAACAATATAAAGTCTATACTAaacaaatattatattttttctcacTGAAATGTTTGTTTAGATGCCTCTAGTCATtaaataagagaaaaatagaaataaaaagagaAAGGATATTTTTGATTGTCAATTGGTCAATTTAGCAGTGATGCTAGCCAGCTCTCATTTTGGGTTATATGTTACAGCGCAACCAAGAAAACCGTGAACAGCAGAAATACGTATGGAATGCTTTTTCTGGCCAATCACTCGCAAGATATTCGAACAGCCAACTAGAAACAGGTCTCAACAAGCCTTAGTGTCTGAATTCTCGCGTCTGATTAGTcaaaagacaataaacattccacacatattaAAGTTGTTCATGGTTTTCCTGGTTGCGCTGtaaagttttgttttaaagTTCCAATATTTCGGTTTGCACACCACAGGATTTATGTaccatgttaaaaaaaaagccattaCTGAATAACCCAAAATGAGAGCAAGCAACACCAATACGAGAAGGTATCATTTTAATTGAATAATACAAATAAAGTTTCCATAAAGTTTCTCATTTGTGAGGGTAGCAGCAAAAACCACTGATACTTTATGGAAATGATCGTACTTACTGCAGTTTTCGATATTATGGGAACTATTGCCTACAATTCTCAACAGCAAAATTGTCTTCTGGTTTCCATCAATCAAATTCCTTGGAGATTTATTGGCTAGCACTGAATGGTTTCAAATCACACCAACTGTCTGCAATAAACTTACCAATCAAAAAGCACAGAATGTAATTCTGTTAACTTGAATGACAGAAGTCAGAGGGTGGGATGGTCATTTGGAGATTGTTGTTGAAAGTTTGCACAATATTGAAAATCGCAGTTAAATGTGGATAAAGCTCCTAAAGATGTCCCTGATGGCTATAAATAAAGAAGCAATAGGGGTATTggatgtattttttattaatttactGTACACTTGCTTAGAAGGGAACTGCTATACATTTTGTGCAATATCAGAAAAAACACAGTTTGAATAGTAAGAAACACATCTCAATGTATAATCTATGTTAGATATTTTTGATatatatctttatttttacCTACTTAAGACAACTTTACCATATACACAAAAAAACGGattgtaa encodes:
- the LOC116601176 gene encoding COMM domain-containing protein 2; the encoded protein is MLLVLSQAQKDHLKFLTALESEVVLEFARISVDFLQKGPPNPKIFQAAAQKLGVDVEVIKNGINGLMNLLSECARLMIGEIDFQDSVMTLGFSEEVNKSLLQVYLQNRKEIRNVLSQMAVGLPSYHNLEWRFDVELASRSLHHQTNPLMLFKLHTKEGAEEAEYILQTDPVNLVHLTTSLENALQEMKGAHCRRIVRNIK